The Glutamicibacter mishrai DNA window CTTGAGCGGCATCGCTGCTGCCCTGGTGATCTCCGATGCGTTCGGCGGCGAAGAAGTCGATGTCCATCAGATCGTGACGACCGAGTATCCGGCGTGGTTGCTGGTCCTCTTGGTGGCCGTGGCCATTGTCGCCGGCGCCGTGACCGAACAAAGCGCGCTGCGCTTGCTGTTGCCGACTGCGGGGATCGCCGTGGGCGGCTATCTGATCCAGATGCTCGCCGAAAGCATTGGCCTGGGTGAACGCGCGGTTCCAGCAATCGTTGCCACAGTGATCGGCTTTGCCGCTCGCTTCGCTTCGGACAAGCTGCGCACGCCGCAGCTGGTCCTTGCAGCTCCGGCCGTGATGTTCCTGCTGCCAGGTTTGATGATCTTCCGGGCCATGTACGGCATCGTGATCAACGTCGATGACATGGCCACCGGTCTTGTGGAGATGTTCAATGCCATGGCGATCATGCTGTCTATTGCCGGCGGCGTTGTCTTCGGTGAGACCCTGTGCCGCCCGCTGACTTCCAACGCACGGCGCGAACGCCGGCGCATCCGCCGCCGCTAGGCCAACGGCAACGACCAATCAATCGGCTCCTGTCCCTGCTCGGACAGGAGCCGATTTGCTTGGGAGAAGGGCTTGGACCCGAAAAAGCCGCGTGAAGCCGAGAGCGGCGAGGGGTGCGCGCTGCGCAGCTGGGGCAGGTTGCCGAGGTCGGCGGCGAACTTCTGGGCGTGGTTGCCCCAAAGAATGGCGACCGGTGGATTGTCGCGCGTATTCAGGGCAGCGAACACCGACGCGAGGATTGGCTCCCACCCGAGTTTTTGATGGGAACCGGCCTTGCCCGCAGCCACTGACAGCGCTTGATTCAGCAATAGCACCCCGCGCTGGAGCCAAGGGCCCAGATCGGGATGGGGCGCAGGGCTGATGCCCAAATCCGATTCCAGCTCTTTGTAGATATTGCCCAGGGAACGCGGCAAAGGTCGGAGCTGTTTATTGGCGGCAAATGCCAAACCATTGGGGTGCCCCGGTGTCGGGTACGGGTCCTGGCCGATAATTAGGACTTTGACCTCCGATAATGGCAGGGTAAGTGCGCGGAACATCACCTTCGGATCAGGCAAGAGGACTTCGCCTTGCGATGAACGTTTGGTTAATTCGAGGGCAAGGCGACGTAGATTTCCATCCTGCCCGCTCAGCGCCGGAACCCAATCCTGGGCAATAAATCCGTGGTCGGCCATGGATTGCGCGCCGTGGAAGAACGGGAAATCCACGGGCTCGTACACCGGTGCCGGTGGTGGCTCGGGAGCGTCAAACAAGGCATCTTGCATTTCATCCATAGGTGCCATTGTGCCGTTTTTCTGGCGTGCCTGTGCCCGACCACACGGCGATAGCCCAACAGATTGGTTAGAATATCGGTGGTATGTCTACCAACGGTGGAGTACATGCATGACTGAAATACGCAAAAACTGAGCCGAGGACAGGGGTGAGGGCGGATGGCTGAGAACGAGTTGCTGGTTGATTTTGTGATGAACCCGGATTCGGAATTGGACGAACGTTCACAACAGATCCTGAGCTTGGAAAAATTGTGGTGGAAGTATGCCGGAGCCAAGGAACAAGCGATTACCAAGCAGTTCTCAATGTCGCCAACCAATTACTATCAGCTGCTGAACCAGCTGATTGAAACTGATGCGGCCATGGCCTACGACCCGATGCTGGTTAAGCGACTGCGCAGAACACGTTCAACAAAACGTCGTGTGGGCGGTAAGGTCGGCTCGGGACGATAACCCAGCCTGCCGTGACCAGTCAGACCTCGAGCAAGGACAAGAATGACCAACTACCCGCGTGACGAATTTGATCGCGTACCGGAGTTCAACACCCGTGTGGGTTCACACCACGCGCACGGATGGGCGCAGTCCGCCGCCTCAAAGTCGACCGGCGGCAAATTGCTGTGGGTAGTGCTAACCGCCGTGATCGTCCTGGTCATCGGTGCCACCTCGTTCATCTTTGGTCCTCAGCTCAAGGACAGCATTGCCGGTTCGTCCAGCAGTGAAAGCTCGCAGTCCCAAGACGGCGACGCCGGCGAGTCAGCCGACAGCTCGGAAGAAGCATCGCCGAGCGAATCTTCCTCCCCGTCAAGCACCATTGACGATGCCGAGGTGCTCTTCGGCCAGCAGATCGGTGTCTACAACGGAGCCAGCGTGGCTGGAGTCGCAGGTGCCGGCGAAGAAGCCATGACCGAAGCCGGATTCACCAATATCGTCGCCGATAACTGGAGCAAGCCAGCCGACGTATCCGCGGTGTACTACGTCTCGGAGTCCTACCGAACCACGGCCCAAAAGGCCGCTGAAGTGCTGAACATCGACGAAGTATTGCAGACCAGTAACATTCCAAATCGTGTCACCGTCGTGCTGGGCACCGACGACCCACTAGGGCTGAACGAATAGTTCGTTCATAATTCTCTTCGCTCAGAGCCGATCGGCTTGCACTCGCCATGCGAGAGTGCCAATATTTGTATTAGCACTCTTGCGCAGCGACTGCTAACGCCGGTCGGCTTTTGTGTTCCCTACGGGACAAAGAGCCATCGGATGGCGCGCTGTCGGATAGAGCGTGGAAACTACCTCAGATAGCGAGAGCTGAAACGGTCGCTGGCCCGATGCCGCACCGGAGAACTCGTCCGTCGCGGGCGCTGTCTGTCGGTTGCATTTTCGCAAAATCGTCCCGAAAGGACCGTACGCCACTATGGCTAAGATGATTGCATTTGACGAGGAAGCACGCCGCGGACTCGAGCGCGGACTGAACACCCTCGCTGACGCGGTAAAGGTGACCCTAGGCCCACGCGGCCGCAACGTCGTTCTGGAAAAGAAGTGGGGCGCTCCTACTATCACCAACGACGGTGTGTCCATCGCTAAGGAAATCGACCTCGAGGATCCTTACGAGAAGATCGGCGCAGAGCTGGTCAAGGAAGTTGCCAAGAAGACTGACGACGTCGCCGGTGACGGTACCACCACCGCAACCGTTCTTGCTCAGGCATTGGTTAAGGAAGGCCTGCGCAACGTTGCCGCTGGCGCCGACCCAATCGCGCTGCGCCGCGGTATCGACAAGGCTGTAGAAGCTGTTACCGCTGAGCTGTTCGCCGCTGCCAAGAAGATCGAGTCCAAGGAGCAGATCGCTGCTACCGCTTCGATCTCCGCAGGCGACAAGGAAATCGGCGGCCTGATCGCTGAAGCTCTCGACAAGGTCGGCGAGCAGGGCGTTATCACCGTTGAAGAGTCCAACACCTTCGGCCTTGAGCTGGAGCTGGCAGAGGGCATGCGCTTCGACAAGGGCTACATCTCCGCTTACTTCGTCACCGATACCGAGCGCCAGGAAACCGTTCTTGAGGATCCATACATCCTCATCGTGAACTCCAAGATCTCCTCGGTCAAGGACATGGTGACCCTGCTGGAGAAGGTCATGCAGTCGAACAAGTCGCTGCTGATCATCGCCGAAGACGTTGAGGGCGAAGCCCTGGCTACCCTGATCCTGAACAAGATCCGTGGCCTGTTCAAGTCCGTTGCCGTCAAGGCTCCAGGCTTCGGCGACCGTCGCAAGGCCATGCTGACCGACATCGCCATCCTGACCGGCGGCCAGGTTGTTTCCGAGGAAATCGGGCTGTCCCTGGACAACGTTGGCCTCGAAGTCCTGGGTACCGCCCGCAAGGTCGTTATCACCAAGGACGAAACCACCATCGTTGAAGGCGGCGGCGAAGCCGACGCTATCGAAGGCCGCAAGGCCCAGATCGCAGCCGAGATCAAGAACACCGACTCGGACTACGACCGCGAGAAGCTGCAGGAGCGCCACGCAAAGCTCTCCGGCGGAGTCGCTGTGCTGAAGGCCGGCGCTGCTACCGAGGTCGAGCTCAAGGAGCGCAAGCACCGCATCGAAGATGCCGTGCGCAACGCCAAGGCAGCCGTTGAAGAAGGCATCGTCGCCGGTGGTGGCGTTGCACTGATCCAGGCCGGCGCTGCTGCATTCGCAAAGCTTGAGCTGGAAGGCGACGAGGCAACCGGCGCGAACATCGTTCGTGTTGGCATCGAAGCACCACTGAAGCAGATCGCACTGAACGCTGGCCTGGAGCCAGGCGTTGTCGCCGACAAGGTCAAGGGCCTGGCCGCTGGCCACGGCCTGAACGCTGCCACCGGCGAGTACGTGAACCTGCTCGAAGCTGGCGTCAACGACCCAGTGAAGGTGACCCGTTCGGCACTGCAGAACGCAGCATCGATCGCTGGCCTGTTCCTGACCACCGAAGCTGTTGTTGCAGAGAAGCCAGCTCCTGCTGGCGCTGCCCCAGCCGGTGGCGACGACATGGGTGGCATGGGCGGAATGGGCGGCTTCTAAGCTTCCCCGCCGATCTAGCGCATCACCTGCGCTGATGGCCTGGTACCTTCGGGTACCAGGCCATCAGCCGTTAACGAGCCAAAATCGGGTTAGCCCTTCCAACCCTGCAGATGCTCTAGTTCCCGGCTCACATTGGAGCGTGCAGCGGACTCCCACAAGTCACGTCCCGCAGCCGTCGCATAGATCGTGGCCTTCTCCAGCAGTGCTGTGAGAATCCTGCTTCGGCCTTCGGCCAAAACGTGGCGCGGAAGATGCGCATACTCCTGGTAGATCGCGTGGGCATAGCGTTGGTATGCCGGTTCTGGGCGGGCCAGCACTTCCAGATCCGCATCGCACAGGATCCGTCCCAGCCGGTCCGACTCCTTGGGGTTGTGCCCGGCCGTGAGCAGGATCAGGTCGCTGACGGTACTCACAGCCCGGGCAGAGAGCACAGAATCGAGCCGTTCGCGAGCAAGCACCGCCGACTTGAACTCATCTTCGGCTGTCCCCTGGTACACCGCATCGTGGAACCAGGCCGCCAGCTGGAGGAGCATCAGCTCTTCAGCGGAGAGCTTTCCACCCAGGCGGTCCACTGCTTCGAGCACCGAGAGCAGATGGACCCGGTCATGATAGTACCGGTGTTCCTGGGACCACAGGCCGAGCAGCTCCTTGCCCAATTCGGGCTCGGTCGGCAAGGTGCGGGCCCAGCGGCGGCGCAATATGGCGTCCAGCTTTTCGGCGCGATACTTGGCCGGGATGCGCAGTCCCGAGGCAACCAGGGCGCGGACCAGCTCGCCACCGGTGACTTCCTTCGCGCCGGCGCGGACCAATTGCTCATAGCGTTCGCGGGGAACGTCGTAGTGGTCCTTGTCGAACGCCCGCAAAGAGATCTCTTGCTGGGCGGCGAACTGATGAAGCTCATCGAGGGAGGTATCCGAGACCAGATGGGCAAAAACAGTGCCGTGGGCCGGCCATCGCGGCGGGTCGATCAGAATGCTCATAGGCTAAGCCTACTGACCAACCCGCCCACGTGCAGTCGCCGGTCAGTAGCGGAATAGGGAGGTGTTGACCTGCTCCACTTCCTCGTACTGCATCGAAGCATGATTCAGGGCGCTGGCAATGCTGCTCAGGGCTTCTTCGATCTGCACGTGGGTGGAGCGCCATTCGGCGACGATGGATTGGAATGACGCGGCGGCCGAGCCCTGCCAGGTGCTCTGCAGCTGGTCGAGGTTCATCTGCATGGTCGACACCTCGTGGCGCAGGCGATCGATGGTGTTCATGACGGCTTGGGACTTGACCTGCATTTCGCCGGTATTGGTGGAGAACGTACTCATGGACCTTGTCCTTTCTAGATGGCTGTATCGATATCTCGATGCAACCAACCTAGGAAGCTGGCAAGGAGCACAGTGTCTGGCGATCGCCGAATGTGGATAAGCACGGCAAGCCGCCTGGAGGGCCTTAGTCTTCGATCTCCGGCTCGGGGCGCTCGATCAGCGGCACGTAGGGCAATGAGATGGACATGGTCGCGCCGCCGCCCTCGGTATCGGCCAGGGCGACCGATCCGCCATGCTGCTGGACGATGGCCGCAACGATGGCGAGCCCAAGTCCCGACCCGCCGGTTTCCCGCTGTCGGGAGCTGTCGGCGCGGTAGAAGCGCTCGAAGATCCGCTTGGCATCTTCGGCAGGAATGCCGGGTCCGTGGTCCCTGATCTCGATTACTGCGTCCATGGCGCCGGCCACCAGGGACCTGACGCCAACCGCGATCTCAATGGGCGTGCCCTCGGGGGTGTAGCGCAGTGCATTAGTCAGCAGGTTGGCGATGACCTGGCGGATGCGAGCGTCATCGCCCACGGTGCTGGCCGGGCTGGGGCGACTGTTGGTCAGCCCCACGAGCTTGACCGCGCGGTCTGGCGCGCGCACCTTGGTATCTTCCACTGTGTCCTGCCCGAGCACCAGCAGATCCACCGGCTGCTTCTCCATGGGCCGTTGCTCATCAAGGCGTGCGAGCATCAGCAGGTCTTCAACGAGGCGTGCCATGCGCTTGGATTCGGCCTCGATGCGTCCCATGGCCGAGTCCATCGCTTCGGGATCAGCCAGCCCGCCGTAGCGGTAGAACTCGGAGTAGCCCTGGATGGTGACCAGGGGAGTGCGCAGCTCATGGGAGGCATCCTGGATGAAGCGGCGCATCTTGCGTTCGGAAGCTTCCCGGTCGTGGAAGGCCTTCTCGATCTGGGCCAGCATGGCGTTCAGGGAACGCGAGAGCCGGCCCACTTCGGTCTCGGAAGGATAGTCCTTCACGCGCTGGGACAAATCTCCCGCGGCAATCATCGAGGCGGTGCGCTCGACGTTGTTCAAAGGCTGCAAGGATCTGCCGGTGAGGCCGTAGGCGATCATGGACATGACCAAGGCGGCGAGCAGGCCGGTGGAGAGCA harbors:
- a CDS encoding DUF4031 domain-containing protein, with product MSILIDPPRWPAHGTVFAHLVSDTSLDELHQFAAQQEISLRAFDKDHYDVPRERYEQLVRAGAKEVTGGELVRALVASGLRIPAKYRAEKLDAILRRRWARTLPTEPELGKELLGLWSQEHRYYHDRVHLLSVLEAVDRLGGKLSAEELMLLQLAAWFHDAVYQGTAEDEFKSAVLARERLDSVLSARAVSTVSDLILLTAGHNPKESDRLGRILCDADLEVLARPEPAYQRYAHAIYQEYAHLPRHVLAEGRSRILTALLEKATIYATAAGRDLWESAARSNVSRELEHLQGWKG
- a CDS encoding DUF3263 domain-containing protein — its product is MAENELLVDFVMNPDSELDERSQQILSLEKLWWKYAGAKEQAITKQFSMSPTNYYQLLNQLIETDAAMAYDPMLVKRLRRTRSTKRRVGGKVGSGR
- the groL gene encoding chaperonin GroEL (60 kDa chaperone family; promotes refolding of misfolded polypeptides especially under stressful conditions; forms two stacked rings of heptamers to form a barrel-shaped 14mer; ends can be capped by GroES; misfolded proteins enter the barrel where they are refolded when GroES binds), with the translated sequence MAKMIAFDEEARRGLERGLNTLADAVKVTLGPRGRNVVLEKKWGAPTITNDGVSIAKEIDLEDPYEKIGAELVKEVAKKTDDVAGDGTTTATVLAQALVKEGLRNVAAGADPIALRRGIDKAVEAVTAELFAAAKKIESKEQIAATASISAGDKEIGGLIAEALDKVGEQGVITVEESNTFGLELELAEGMRFDKGYISAYFVTDTERQETVLEDPYILIVNSKISSVKDMVTLLEKVMQSNKSLLIIAEDVEGEALATLILNKIRGLFKSVAVKAPGFGDRRKAMLTDIAILTGGQVVSEEIGLSLDNVGLEVLGTARKVVITKDETTIVEGGGEADAIEGRKAQIAAEIKNTDSDYDREKLQERHAKLSGGVAVLKAGAATEVELKERKHRIEDAVRNAKAAVEEGIVAGGGVALIQAGAAAFAKLELEGDEATGANIVRVGIEAPLKQIALNAGLEPGVVADKVKGLAAGHGLNAATGEYVNLLEAGVNDPVKVTRSALQNAASIAGLFLTTEAVVAEKPAPAGAAPAGGDDMGGMGGMGGF
- a CDS encoding uracil-DNA glycosylase, which produces MQDALFDAPEPPPAPVYEPVDFPFFHGAQSMADHGFIAQDWVPALSGQDGNLRRLALELTKRSSQGEVLLPDPKVMFRALTLPLSEVKVLIIGQDPYPTPGHPNGLAFAANKQLRPLPRSLGNIYKELESDLGISPAPHPDLGPWLQRGVLLLNQALSVAAGKAGSHQKLGWEPILASVFAALNTRDNPPVAILWGNHAQKFAADLGNLPQLRSAHPSPLSASRGFFGSKPFSQANRLLSEQGQEPIDWSLPLA
- a CDS encoding sensor histidine kinase, with product MKSIRAKWRRTSMRTKLVTVMLGLMIIAIFATAISSAHTLKISMTNQIDDQLNASWPTMAYGLNKAYVNSLDGNGGSEGSGDFDPTLLGLNSSYADIRDEEGKILYIMPRSRVSPSSTSDLPLLNPQEIEQLAANPLVPSTVPGSFPTSSGWRTMMVPLESSNLNLFLALPLDTVNSTVRQTAVLVLSTGLLAALVMSMIAYGLTGRSLQPLNNVERTASMIAAGDLSQRVKDYPSETEVGRLSRSLNAMLAQIEKAFHDREASERKMRRFIQDASHELRTPLVTIQGYSEFYRYGGLADPEAMDSAMGRIEAESKRMARLVEDLLMLARLDEQRPMEKQPVDLLVLGQDTVEDTKVRAPDRAVKLVGLTNSRPSPASTVGDDARIRQVIANLLTNALRYTPEGTPIEIAVGVRSLVAGAMDAVIEIRDHGPGIPAEDAKRIFERFYRADSSRQRETGGSGLGLAIVAAIVQQHGGSVALADTEGGGATMSISLPYVPLIERPEPEIED
- a CDS encoding WXG100 family type VII secretion target — its product is MSTFSTNTGEMQVKSQAVMNTIDRLRHEVSTMQMNLDQLQSTWQGSAAASFQSIVAEWRSTHVQIEEALSSIASALNHASMQYEEVEQVNTSLFRY
- a CDS encoding LytR C-terminal domain-containing protein; amino-acid sequence: MTNYPRDEFDRVPEFNTRVGSHHAHGWAQSAASKSTGGKLLWVVLTAVIVLVIGATSFIFGPQLKDSIAGSSSSESSQSQDGDAGESADSSEEASPSESSSPSSTIDDAEVLFGQQIGVYNGASVAGVAGAGEEAMTEAGFTNIVADNWSKPADVSAVYYVSESYRTTAQKAAEVLNIDEVLQTSNIPNRVTVVLGTDDPLGLNE